In Zingiber officinale cultivar Zhangliang chromosome 6A, Zo_v1.1, whole genome shotgun sequence, a single genomic region encodes these proteins:
- the LOC121994741 gene encoding protein MLN51 homolog: MAVREEESEYESDPEDAPLPRMRRREASDDEEVEGYDGRGKSAAGDQVGSDGESDGQGGAEVYDDEEEYYDGEEEELAGEVEEFVAVEGMMEGKGANMGVVPVGEGPRDLGKSPVPDGNGQAFLGTSEENEDKEPVEEEVKENEPYAVPTAGAFYMHDDRFQDNGRGRRRCMFGVQKLWDSKDERAWVHDRFEEMNLQDAQNHEGVKIV; the protein is encoded by the exons ATGGCGGTCAGGGAGGAAGAATCGGAGTACGAGAGTGATCCCGAGGACGCGCCGTTGCCAAGGATGCGTCGGAGGGAGGCAAGCGACGACGAGGAAGTTGAAGGATACGATGGGCGGGGGAAATCTGCCGCGGGAGACCAGGTTGGATCCGACGGCGAGTCGGATGGTCAAGGTGGCGCCGAGGTTTATGATGATGAAGAGGAGTACTACGACGGCGAGGAGGAAGAACTGGCGGGCGAAGTAGAGGAATTCGTTGCTGTAGAAGGAATGATGGAAGGAAAAGGAGCGAATATGGGGGTTGTTCCAGTGGGTGAAGGTCCTAGGGACTTGGGAAAGTCGCCGGTTCCTGATGGCAATGGGCAGGCGTTTCTTGGGACTTCAGAAGAAAATGAAGACAAAGAACCTGTTGAAGAGGAGGTGAAGGAGAATGAACCTTATGCTGTGCCGACTGCTGGGGCTTTCTACATGCACGATGATCGGTTCCAGGACAATGGCAGGGGTCGCCGAAG GTGTATGTTTGGTGTCCAAAAGTTGTGGGATTCTAAAGATGAACGTGCTTGGGTACATGATAGATTTGAAGAAATGAATCTGCAGGATGCACAAAATCATGAG ggcgttaagattgtttaa